A genomic region of Cydia amplana chromosome 27, ilCydAmpl1.1, whole genome shotgun sequence contains the following coding sequences:
- the LOC134660428 gene encoding small integral membrane protein 12 → MWPILMQFLRSNAPYLTLPFAAIIGVVGYNLEGYFSDRYTPYNKAIEDQRLERQEDKLLADPTNVEKLKYKENVLGKNVSPSLQK, encoded by the exons aTGTGGCCAATACTAATGCAGTTTCTCCGGAGCAATGCTCCCTATTTGACACTCCCCTTTGCAGCCATCATCGGTGTTGTAGGCTACAACTTAGAGGGATACTTCTCTGATAGATACACTCCTTATAACA AAGCGATAGAAGACCAGAGGCTAGAAAGGCAGGAGGATAAACTGCTTGCGGACCCGACCAATGTTGAGAAGTTGAAATATAAGGAAAATGTTTTAGGGAAAAATGTATCGCCGTCATTACAaaaatag
- the LOC134660479 gene encoding odorant receptor 85c-like isoform X1 yields MDGMKAFWTSDSTTVFVPVSDGVEFKPFRETYKIITFNMVVGMLYPTPETAVCRLVGIVLVLISIAPAALIALLDVWHSWQRGDIINIVRHITVLGPFLAVVFKMMLFYYTRNEAWRVIKKIDSDHAKYNMLPESHKEIARRHIQNTQYYSEKCWAITVVVTVLTFPFTAVVLNFYNFAFKEEPVKYMIHDLEKPFSPPEDRFTSPYFEIMFGYMAYCSLWYIISFTGFDAFFGITINHACMKLELACKIMEDAMLEKDRDSRQRRMKEVILEQNDFFSMVELIQETFNFWLGLIVIATMCQICNCMYQIIEGYGIDPKYIIFILGTIAHIYLPCRYAAKLQVSALDVATRLYCCGWENVNDERARKMIAFMIARAQVPLKITAFNMFYFDMELFVSILQTSYSLFTLLRS; encoded by the exons ATGGATGGAATGAAGGCCTTTTGGACTAGTGATAGTACAACCGTATTTG TTCCAGTGTCCGACGGTGTGGAATTCAAGCCGTTTCGCGAaacgtacaagattataacgtTCAACATGGTAGTGGGTATGCTGTATCCCACCCCGGAGACCGCCGTGTGCAGGCTTGTTGGAATTG TTCTGGTACTGATATCAATTGCACCAGCCGCTCTCATCGCTCTTCTAGACGTGTGGCACAGCTGGCAGAGAGGGGACATCATCAACATCGTCAGACATATCACCGTGCTGGGGCCGTTTCTTGCAGTTGTTTTTAAG atgatgctaTTCTATTACACACGGAACGAGGCGTGGCGTGTCATCAAAAAGATTGATTCAGATCACGCAAAATACAACATGCTTCCAGAATCGCATAAAGAAATCGCCCGTCGTCACATACAAAATACACAATACTACAg cgAAAAATGCTGGGCCATAACCGTCGTCGTTACTGTCCTCACGTTTCCATTCACCGCCGTCGTTCTCAACTTCTACAATTTCGCATTCAAAGAGGAACCTGTCAAATACATGATACATGACCTTGAAAAACCATTTTCACCCCCCGAAGACAGATTTACGTCCCCTTATTTTGAAATAATGTTTGGCTATATGGCGTACTGTTCGCTGTGGTATATTATTAGTTTTACAGGATTTGACGCGTTTTTCGGTATAACTATTAACCATGCTTGTATGAAGTTGGAGTTGGCTTGTAAAATAATGGAGGATGCTATGTTAGAGAAGGATAGAGATAGTAGACAGAGGAGGATGAAGGAAGTGATATTGGAGCAGAATGACTTTTtcag CATGGTGGAACTAATACAAGAAACTTTCAACTTTTGGCTTGGTTTAATTGTCATAGCAACAATGTGTCAGATATGTAACTGTATGTACCAGATTATTGAG GGCTACGGAATTGATCCCaaatacataatttttattttgggcACCATCGCGCACATCTATCTGCCGTGCCGGTATGCAGCCAAGTTACAAGTCAGC GCACTAGATGTCGCCACACGTCTATACTGCTGCGGTTGGGAGAACGTGAACGACGAGCGAGCGCGCAAAATGATCGCCTTCATGATTGCACGAGCACAA GTTCCATTAAAGATCACAGCCTTCAACATGTTTTATTTCGATATGGAGCTCTTTGTTTCG ATATTACAAACATCATATTCACTGTTCACATTACTAAGatcttaa
- the LOC134660479 gene encoding uncharacterized protein LOC134660479 isoform X2 yields the protein MDGMKAFWTSDSTTVFVPVSDGVEFKPFRETYKIITFNMVVGMLYPTPETAVCRLVGIVLVLISIAPAALIALLDVWHSWQRGDIINIVRHITVLGPFLAVVFKMMLFYYTRNEAWRVIKKIDSDHAKYNMLPESHKEIARRHIQNTQYYSEKCWAITVVVTVLTFPFTAVVLNFYNFAFKEEPVKYMIHDLEKPFSPPEDRFTSPYFEIMFGYMAYCSLWYIISFTGFDAFFGITINHACMKLELACKIMEDAMLEKDRDSRQRRMKEVILEQNDFFSMVELIQETFNFWLGLIVIATMCQICNCMYQIIEALDVATRLYCCGWENVNDERARKMIAFMIARAQVPLKITAFNMFYFDMELFVSILQTSYSLFTLLRS from the exons ATGGATGGAATGAAGGCCTTTTGGACTAGTGATAGTACAACCGTATTTG TTCCAGTGTCCGACGGTGTGGAATTCAAGCCGTTTCGCGAaacgtacaagattataacgtTCAACATGGTAGTGGGTATGCTGTATCCCACCCCGGAGACCGCCGTGTGCAGGCTTGTTGGAATTG TTCTGGTACTGATATCAATTGCACCAGCCGCTCTCATCGCTCTTCTAGACGTGTGGCACAGCTGGCAGAGAGGGGACATCATCAACATCGTCAGACATATCACCGTGCTGGGGCCGTTTCTTGCAGTTGTTTTTAAG atgatgctaTTCTATTACACACGGAACGAGGCGTGGCGTGTCATCAAAAAGATTGATTCAGATCACGCAAAATACAACATGCTTCCAGAATCGCATAAAGAAATCGCCCGTCGTCACATACAAAATACACAATACTACAg cgAAAAATGCTGGGCCATAACCGTCGTCGTTACTGTCCTCACGTTTCCATTCACCGCCGTCGTTCTCAACTTCTACAATTTCGCATTCAAAGAGGAACCTGTCAAATACATGATACATGACCTTGAAAAACCATTTTCACCCCCCGAAGACAGATTTACGTCCCCTTATTTTGAAATAATGTTTGGCTATATGGCGTACTGTTCGCTGTGGTATATTATTAGTTTTACAGGATTTGACGCGTTTTTCGGTATAACTATTAACCATGCTTGTATGAAGTTGGAGTTGGCTTGTAAAATAATGGAGGATGCTATGTTAGAGAAGGATAGAGATAGTAGACAGAGGAGGATGAAGGAAGTGATATTGGAGCAGAATGACTTTTtcag CATGGTGGAACTAATACAAGAAACTTTCAACTTTTGGCTTGGTTTAATTGTCATAGCAACAATGTGTCAGATATGTAACTGTATGTACCAGATTATTGAG GCACTAGATGTCGCCACACGTCTATACTGCTGCGGTTGGGAGAACGTGAACGACGAGCGAGCGCGCAAAATGATCGCCTTCATGATTGCACGAGCACAA GTTCCATTAAAGATCACAGCCTTCAACATGTTTTATTTCGATATGGAGCTCTTTGTTTCG ATATTACAAACATCATATTCACTGTTCACATTACTAAGatcttaa